A window from Triticum aestivum cultivar Chinese Spring chromosome 6D, IWGSC CS RefSeq v2.1, whole genome shotgun sequence encodes these proteins:
- the LOC123146138 gene encoding F-box protein At5g03100 isoform X1 produces the protein MESPSSPAPATPPATGDDCFAMKKWQFKLRKPSPAIHPARRWRVVQSTEPQRRMRDRDAAIMSAAHRLHAHEPSRCSGSLNKTMCTQDVEQTVQNCDWISTLPDDILVKILSLLTVSDAAMTDCLSSRWRHLWKNVDCLILDLYSLRMPESEICDYHQKPCLRKAQVKKFVRKTNGLLRNHYGNKIKEFTVRFPLTSANASELDHWIRFAASASTEKLCLDLYEKNRSSCLDLSRNEPYNFILSPFSDGRGCRLSELTLSNCTVRTTPANLSGFACLHFLELSRVKIADAAVSNIISNCCALKSLILAFCHQLIHLTATCSQLLKLDVDFCDGLISVCIHADKLGVHVQGTQDKY, from the exons ATGgagtccccgtcgtcgccggcgccagCGACGCCACCGGCCACCGGAG ATGATTGTTTCGCAATGAAAAAGTGGCAATTTAAACTGCGGAAACCTTCCCCGGCCATTCATCCAGCGCGACGATGGCGTGTCGTTCAATCCACCGAGCCGCAACGGCGCATGCGTGATCGTGATGCTGCGATCATGTCAGCAGCGCATCGGTTGCATGCACATGAGCCGTCGCGCTGTAGTGGGTCCCTAAACAAGACGATGTGCACACAAGATGTCGAGCAGACTGTCCAG AACTGTGATTGGATCAGTACATTGCCAGATGACATTTTAGTCAAAATTCTTTCCTTACTGACAGTAAGCGATGCTGCAATGACCGACTGTCTTTCCTCTAGATGGAGACACCTCTGGAAAAACGTTGACTGTCTCATCCTTGACCTCTATAGTCTCAGGATGCCAGAGTCAGAAATCTGTGATTACCATCAAAAACCATGTCTGCGGAAAGCTCAAGTAAAAAAGTTTGTTCGCAAAACGAATGGGCTTTTGCGCAATCATTATGGCAATAAAATCAAGGAATTCACTGTCAGATTCCCATTAACCTCAGCCAATGCTTCTGAGCTGGACCACTGGATTCGGTTTGCAGCTTCAGCCTCTACGGAAAAGCTCTGCCTTGACCTTTATGAGAAGAATCGCTCAAGTTGCCTTGACCTTTCCCGTAATGAGCCGTATAACTTCATATTATCACCATTTTCTGATGGGAGAGGTTGCCGGTTGAGCGAGTTGACTCTATCCAACTGCACTGTACGAACAACACCTGCAAATCTCAGTGGCTTTGCTTGTCTCCATTTCCTTGAACTCAGTCGTGTGAAAATAGCTGATGCAGCTGTTTCGAATATTATTTCCAACTGTTGTGCTCTCAAAAGCTTGATTCTAGCGTTCTGCCATCAATTGATTCATTTGACGGCTACTTGTTCACAATTGCTGAAGTTGGATGTCGACTTCTGCGAtggcttaattagtgtttgtattCATGCTGACAAACTTGGCGTTCATGTACAAGGGACACAAGATAAATATTGA
- the LOC123146138 gene encoding uncharacterized protein isoform X2, whose translation MYKGHKINIEYKYAPFLDTLRVHFTKKNQCPLDFISALPKLPKLETLILQFSGPVQVSRALRHTFRFANFKMIVFFLVKSWKECICSLAYLLKAAPSLEYFGVHGFSKLKEQPSELNVTWPEDLTFARLHIIVIKGFSGEPELMELLYFLLRRAPALESLQLETRAYEPFVFRKEKHKSEDEERCRYATEMASTHLAPKVPSTVAFSIT comes from the exons ATGTACAAGGGACACAAGATAAATATTGAGTACAAATATGCACCATTTCTTGATACACTCCGTGTTCATTTCACAAAGAAGAATCAATGCCCTCTAGACTTCATAAGTGCGCTTCCTAAGCTTCCTAAGCTGGAAACGTTGATCTTGCAATTTTCTGGGCCTGTACAA GTATCCCGTGCGCTGCGGCACACTTTCAGGTTTGCTAATTTCAAGATGATCGTCTTCTTTCTGGTGAAATCTTGGAAAGAGTGCATTTGCTCGCTTGCGTATCTCCTTAAAGCAGCTCCATCACTCGAATACTTCGGGGTGCAT GGGTTTTCCAAGCTGAAGGAACAACCTAGTGAGCTCAACGTGACATGGCCCGAGGATCTGACTTTCGCGAGGCTCCACATTATCGTGATCAAAGGGTTTAGCGGGGAACCGGAACTGATGGAGCTCCTCTACTTTCTGCTGAGAAGGGCGCCCGCCCTGGAGAGCTTGCAACTCGAGACGCGTGCATATGAGCCATTTGTCTTCAGGAAGGAGAAGCACAAGTCGGAAGACGAAGAAAGGTGCCGTTACGCTACCGAGATGGCCTCGACCCACCTGGCTCCTAAGGTTCCGTCCACCGTGGCGTTCAGCATCACCTGA